Proteins encoded in a region of the Raphanus sativus cultivar WK10039 chromosome 8, ASM80110v3, whole genome shotgun sequence genome:
- the LOC108822077 gene encoding auxin response factor 6-like: MRLSSAGFDTHPHEVTGEERVLNSELWHACAGPLVSLPPLGSRVVYFPQGHSEQVAASTNKEVDAHTPNYPSLQPQLICQLHNVTMHADVETDEVYAQMTLQPLNAQEQKDPYLPAELGVPNRQPTNYFCKTLTASDTSTHGGFSVPRRAAEKVFPPLDYTQQPPAQELMARDLHDNEWKFRHIFRGQPKRHLLTTGWSVFVSAKRLVAGDSVLFIWNDKNQLLLGIRRANRPQTVMPSSVLSSDSMHLGLLAAAAHAAATNSRFTIFYNPRACPSEFVIPLAKYVKAVYHTRVSVGMRFRMLFETEESSVRRYMGTITGICDLDPARWANSHWRSVKVGWDESTAGDRQPRVSLWEIEPLTTFPMYPSPFPLRLKRPWPPPGLPSFHGLREDDLGMGMGMSMSSPLMWDRGLQSMNFQGMGVNPWMQQRLDASGLLGVQNDVYQAMAVAAYQDMRGIDPAKAAASLLQFQSPSGFSMQSPSLVQPQLLLQQLSQQQQQQQHQAYLPETHQPQSQAQSQPNNILSQQQQQVVDNHNQFSSSPTTATRAMSQFGSASQSNTSLLQSMTSLCHQQIFSDTNGGNNPITPLHTLLSNFPQDESSQLLNLTRTNSAMTSSGWPSKRQAVDSSFQHSGAGNNNNNQSVMEQLGQTHTSNVPPNIISLPPFPSGRECVQEENPSDPHSHLLFGVNIDSSSPLMPNGMSNLRSIGIEGTLPFTSSTFNNEFSGNLAMTTPSSCIDEQGSLQSSENQQSNTFVKVYKSGSFGRSLDIKKFSSYNELRSELARMFGLEGQLEDPVRSGWQLVFVDRENDVLLLGDDPWPEFVSSVWCIKILSPQEVQQMGKRGLELLNSAPPSSNNVDKLPSNGNCDDFGNRSDPRSLGNGIASVGGSFNY; this comes from the exons atgagattGTCTTCAGCTGGGTTTGATACTCATCCTCATGAAG TTACAGGTGAGGAAAGAGTTCTTAATTCTGAGCTCTGGCATGCTTGTGCTGGTCCTCTTGTCTCATTACCTCCTCTTGGAAGCAGAGTTGTGTATTTCCCTCAAGGTCACAGTGAACAG GTCGCTGCTTCAACCAATAAAGAAGTGGATGCCCATACACCTAACTATCCGAGCTTGCAGCCACAGCTTATCTGTCAGCTTCACAATGTCACAATGCAT GCTGATGTTGAAACAGATGAAGTCTATGCACAAATGACTTTACAGCCGTTGAATGCG CAAGAGCAAAAAGATCCTTACCTTCCGGCGGAACTAGGTGTCCCGAATAGACAACCTACaaactatttttgtaaaacTCTGACTGCTAGTGATACCAGCACTCATGGTGGTTTCTCTGTGCCTCGCCGTGCAGCTGAGAAAGTTTTCCCTCCCTTG GATTACACACAGCAGCCTCCAGCTCAAGAGTTGATGGCAAGAGATCTGCATGATAATGAATGGAAGTTCAGGCATATTTTCCGAG GCCAACCCAAAAGACACCTTCTTACTACTGGCTGGAGCGTATTTGTGAGTGCTAAAAGGCTTGTCGCTGGTGACTCCGTTCTTTTTATCTG GAACGATAAAAATCAGTTACTTCTTGGTATAAGACGAGCCAACCGGCCACAAACTGTCATGCCTTCATCTGTTTTATCAAGTGACAGTATGCATTTAGGCCTTCTTGCTGCTGCAGCTCATGCAGCCGCCACAAACAGCCGTTTCACCATCTTCTATAATCCAAG GGCGTGTCCATCAGAGTTTGTAATACCCTTGGCTAAGTACGTGAAAGCTGTTTATCACACTCGCGTCTCTGTTGGCATGAGGTTTAGGATGCTGTTTGAAACCGAAGAATCAAGTGTACGCAG GTACATGGGTACAATAACTGGCATTTGTGATCTAGATCCTGCTCGTTGGGCTAATTCTCATTGGCGGTCCGTAAAG GTTGGATGGGATGAGTCAACTGCAGGAGATAGGCAACCGAGGGTGTCCTTGTGGGAGATTGAGCCTCTAACAACATTCCCTATGTATCCATCTCCTTTTCCTCTCAGGCTTAAACGTCCTTGGCCTCCTCCAGGTCTCCCATCTTTTCATg GTCTTAGAGAAGATGATTTGGGTATGGGTATGGGAATGAGTATGAGTTCACCGCTTATGTGGGATCGAGGACTTCAGTCTATGAACTTTCAAGGTATGGGAGTAAACCCATGGATGCAGCAGAGGCTTGATGCTTCTGGATTGCTTGGTGTGCAGAATGATGTTTACCAAGCAATGGCTGTAGCTGCATATCAAGACATGAGAGGCATTGATCCTGCTAAAGCTGCTGCTTCTCTTCTTCAGTTCCAAAGTCCCTCGGGTTTCTCAATGCAGTCCCCTTCCTTAGTGCAGCCGCAGTTGCTGCTGCAGCAACTCtctcagcagcagcagcagcagcaacatcAGGCGTATCTTCCTGAAACCCACCAGCCTCAGTCACAGGCTCAATCTCAGCCAAACAATATTCTTtctcagcagcagcagcaagtgGTGGACAATCATAATCAGTTTTCTTCCAGTCCAACAACAGCAACAAGAGCTATGTCTCAGTTTGGTTCTGCTTCTCAGTCAAACACGTCTCTACTCCAGTCCATGACTTCTCTGTGTCATCAACAAATCTTCTCAGACACCAATGGAGGAAACAATCCCATCACTCCACTCCACACTCTTCTCAGCAACTTCCCTCAAGACGAGTCTTCTCAGCTGCTCAACCTCACTAGAACAAACTCTGCAATGACTTCTTCCGGCTGGCCATCAAAACGTCAAGCAGTTGATTCATCGTTCCAGCACTCTGGAGCtggtaacaacaacaacaatcaatCAGTTATGGAGCAGTTGGGACAGACTCACACGAGCAACGTTCCTCCAAATATCATCTCGTTGCCTCCATTCCCCAGTGGTCGAGAGTGTGTGCAAGAAGAGAACCCCTCAGACCCTCACAGCCATCTTCTCTTTGGAGTCAACATTGATTCATCTTCCCCTCTGATGCCAAACGGAATGTCAAACCTTAGAAGCATTGGTATTGAAGGCACTCTACCCTTCACATCATCAACTTTCAACAACGAGTTCTCTGGCAATCTTGCAATGACGACACCTTCTAGTTGTATAGACGAACAAGGTTCTCTACAGTCCTCAGAAAACCAACAGTCTAATACCTTTGTGAAG GTGTACAAGTCAGGCTCGTTTGGAAGGTCGCTAGATATAAAGAAGTTCAGCAGCTACAACGAGCTGCGAAGCGAGCTTGCTCGCATGTTTGGCCTCGAAGGCCAATTAGAAGATCCTGTGAGATCAGGCTGGCAGCTTGTATTCGTTGACCGGGAAAACGATGTTCTTCTCCTCGGCGATGACCCTTGGCC GGAGTTTGTGAGCAGCGTGTGGTGCATCAAGATACTCTCACCACAAGAAGTGCAGCAAATGGGTAAAAGAGGCCTTGAGCTTCTCAACTCTGCTCCTCCATCCTCAAACAACGTCGATAAGCTCCCAAGCAATGGGAACTGCGATGACTTTGGGAACCGGTCAGATCCGAGGAGTCTCGGTAACGGTATTGCATCCGTTGGGGGTTCGTTCAACTACTAG
- the LOC108830841 gene encoding 40S ribosomal protein S13-2-like has product MVPLSPSSSSSSPNPRLIPPRQKGISASALPYKRSPPTWLKTTTLDVDESICKFAKKGLTPSQIGVILRESHGIPQVKSVTENKILRILKAHGLAPEIPEDLYHLIKKAVAIRKHLERNRKDKDSKFRLILVESRIHRLARYYKKTKKLPPVWKYESTTASTLVA; this is encoded by the exons ATGGTTCCTCTATcaccttcctcttcttcttcgtcgccCAACCCTAGATTGATCCCTCCTCGTCA AAAGGGTATCTCTGCATCTGCTTTGCCATACAAACGTTCACCCCCGACTTGGCTCAAGACCACCACTCTTGAT GTTGATGAGTCAATATGCAAGTTTGCAAAGAAAGGTTTGACACCATCTCAGATTGGTGTGATTCTTCGTGAGTCTCACGGTATCCCTCAGGTGAAGAGTGTTACCGAAAACAAGATCTTGCGAATTCTGAAAGCACACG GTCTTGCTCCTGAGATTCCTGAGGATCTATACCACTTGATCAAGAAAGCAGTTGCTATCCGCAAGCACTTGGAGAGGAACAGGAAAGATAAAGATTCCAAGTTTAGGTTGATTCTTGTGGAGAGCAGGATTCACCGTCTTGCTCGTTATTACAAGAAGACCAAGAAGCTTCCTCCTGTCTGGAAGTA CGAGTCTACTACTGCCTCTACTCTTGTggcttag
- the LOC130498505 gene encoding uncharacterized protein LOC130498505, which translates to MEYERIEKVQKKSMLSPTKLRMKLMGPHNNNKKKEGSNNNSSRTSPVRLQVSDGTEFSKNSLLASKSDSYDDDDNVAASTTDIGVAKPPVLDLTDTQASRHRSEGLTRENNQLKKADMSVAPRTTQEDENLDYDSNASSSSFEFHGGVRGDRSNQSHVSRAYFSRQIPSKWNDAEKWIMSRQNMVMRKNGQGNRMPVKVVTDNTGYEHSNSRIQTDGSDKFPNYVPHPVLTQGYGGNLLIDQPTGSNDLVDTTKDSSRNDTPAGPVIRSVCMRDMGTDMTPIPSQEPSRSVTPVGATTPLRSPTSSLPSTPRGGQQEESLDPSANTKRELSEEEMKAKTRREIVTLGVRLGKMNIAAWASKEEEEENKKNKIDAEETQRIEFDKRANAWEEAEKSKHNARYKREEIRIQAWESQEKAKLEAEMRRIEAKVEQMKAEAEARIVKKIAMAKQRSEEKRASAEARKSRDAEKAVAEAQYIRETGRIPASGYKICCGWFS; encoded by the exons ATGGAGTACGAGAGGATTGAGAAGGTGCAG AAGAAGAGCATGCTCTCGCCAACGAAGCTGAGAATGAAGCTAATGGGTCCGCacaataataacaaaaagaaagaagggTCTAACAATAACTCTTCAAGAACGTCTCCTGTTCGTCTTCAGGTCTCTGACGGCACAGAATTCTCGAAGAACAGCTTGCTTGCTTCTAAATCTGATTCATACGACGACGATGATAATG TGGCGGCTTCAACAACGGACATAGGAGTAGCTAAACCGCCGGTTTTGGACCTAACCGATACTCAAGCCTCGAGACATCGGTCTGAAGGTCTTACGAGAGAAAACAATCAACTGAAAAAAGCTGACATGAGTGTGGCTCCGCGAACAACACAAGAAGATGAAAATCTTGATTATGACAGTAACGCAAGCTCCTCAAGCTTCGAGTTTCACGGTGGTGTTCGTGGAGATCGTTCGAATCAGAGCCATGTCTCAAGAGCATACTTTTCGAGACAAATCCCATCCAAATGGAACGATGCTGAGAAGTGGATAATGAGCAGACAGAACATGGTGATGAGGAAGAACGGTCAAGGGAACCGGATGCCTGTTAAAGTTGTGACCGATAATACAGGTTACGAGCATAGCAACTCTAGGATACAAACTGATGGGTCCGACAAGTTCCCTAATTACGTTCCACATCCTGTTCTAACTCAAGGTTATGGAGGAAACTTGTTGATCGATCAACCCACAGGAAGCAATGATCTTGTGGACACAACAAAGGACTCATCACGTAACGATACTCCAg CTGGTCCTGTGATTCGTTCTGTATGTATGAGAGATATGGGAACTGATATGACGCCAATACCAAGTCAAGAGCCTTCAAGATCTGTGACACCAGTTGGTGCAACAACTCCTCTTCGCAGCCCGACTTCGTCTCTACCCTCTACTCCTAGAGGAGGCCAGCAAGAAGAGTCACTAGACCCGTCAGCAAACACAAAAAGAGAACTATCCGAGGAGGAAATGAAAGCGAAGACGAGAAGAGAGATAGTAACTCTCGGAGTTCGGTTAGGGAAGATGAACATCGCGGCTTGGGcaagtaaagaagaagaagaggagaacaAGAAAAACAAGATAGATGCAGAGGAGACACAGAGGATTGAGTTTGATAAACGagctaatgcttgggaagaagcagaaaaatcaaaacataatgCAAG GTATAAGCGTGAGGAGATCAGAATCCAAGCTTGGGAAAGTCAGGAAAAAGCCAAACTCGAAGCAGAAATGCGACGAATTGAG GCTAAAGTTGAGCAGATGAAGGCTGAAGCTGAAGCAAGGATAGTGAAGAAAATAGCAATGGCTAAGCAAAGGTCGGAAGAGAAACGAGCTTCTGCAGAAGCTAGAAAATCCCGTGATGCCGAGAAGGCAGTGGCTGAAGCCCAATATATCAGGGAAACCGGTCGAATACCGGCTTCAGGTTACAAGATATGCTGTGGTTGGTTCTCATGA